The Syngnathus scovelli strain Florida chromosome 21, RoL_Ssco_1.2, whole genome shotgun sequence DNA segment TACTCAGCGTCACAATCAGGCAAGCGTGATCCCCGCCCCGCCAAGACAATCAAGACAAAACCGGATGGAGATGGGGTCAACGGTGGTCACGAGAAGAACGACATTCTGACATGACATTGTTCGACTGGAATAATCACCTGTGATAATCAGACACTCGTCATGATCCAGAGCTTCGGTGAAGAGGCGAGACACAATGAGCTCGGGGTTAATAAGGAAACGGATCTCCTCTTGAACGAGACCCGAACTAGTGACTCCTCCTCCCACGAATTGATTGGCAAAATCCACCTGAAACCCAAAAAGCAACAAATCAAGccccatttgctttttttttttgggtgcgtcACATTGAGCATTTTGCGACACAGCTCTCAACGAGCATTTGATTTCTTTAACTAGAACCAGCTCCGTTGTTTCCGCTTGGACGTTGACAAGTCCGAAAGCGGCCATGTGGAAGATATGGTTCTCACTTTGAAGACTGTCAGTTGTTGCTCATCGGCCTGCAGAGCAACCCCCTGCCGTCGCAACCCCTTTCGGGGCGGATGTCCCCAAACTGGTCACTCAACTCCGAGGACAGTCAGCCAGAGcgctaaagcctactttgacagGCTGTCAGCACACCAAGCCACCCAACCGCCTCCCCCCACCCCGGCGGGGCGGACATCAATCTGGGCCGCGGCGTTCCCGGGGGTTGGTCGCGAGCGCTCGTCAGCTGTCAGCCACTGGCGACTGAAGGCGAACAAAAGGTGAAAAGGCAGAGCGGGCAGTCCTGACAAGAGAGCGAGAAGCGCGGCCGATCCCCCGGTCCCGAGACCTTTTTGCCAGCCGTAAGCATTTTGGGTGAAGAGCTACACAACGTAGCGACTGAAATACAACGGAACTCTACTTTTAGCAAATGCGCACTGTGATAGATTAGCCAGCTTCAAAATCACATTTTGGGATTCCTTTGAGAAAGCACAACCAGGGGCACATTTTGAGAATCACTTACCTGAAGCATTCCGTAACCATCATCCTCAATGGTCCCTTCAGATGCAATGTAGAGTTTTGTGAGCAGAGTCTCGCagctaaaatgaaaaataaaaaggttattgtactccccccaaaaaaaaaagaaatcatgatATATGATCAAAATCAATGAACTCTACCATTCCCAATCTGGAAGATTATCCAGGTTTTTCCGTGTAAACGTGACCAAACCGGTAGGCTCTGAAAAGCACAAAATGGAGGGAACACGTTTGCCTTTATGtatatttgttgtggcaataaaagaaaaacttaCTTTGCTCAGTGACACTTTTGAAGTAGCACATTAGAGTTTTTAACTTCTCAATCTTCCTGGATGAAGACCCTTCAAACAGCCTGCAGGCAAAAACATGACATGTCTGATTGAATGACTCATTTGTTTCTTTATTATTCTTATTTATACGTGTGTTCAAATATTAGAAAGCATTTTCGAAGCGAGGGGAATATTTGTGACATCACATCTCCGCGTAGCAAGTGGCGATTAAAGTGTCCCAGGGATGAGAGGCGTCCACTGTGTCCACGTGAGTTCAGTCATGCTTCAGTTCTCAGCCTGCCTTTCAGTCACCCGCCGATTATGTAGGATCTCCTCCGCTATGGCCACAATGGAGTCGCCTCGGGCTCTCCATCACTTGTGCCACTTTGtagcactctcacacacacgacACATAAAAAAAAGCGATAGCTGGAGCTTGGCCCTCATCCTCGGGGAGGCATTAAGACGCCGTACTGCGTTGCTTTCAAAGCAAGGAAGCGTGAGGTCAACCCCGCTTTCCTGACACGCTGCTCGTGGCAAAAGTTTTCAATGCACATTAAAGACGCCATCTCACTCCTGAGTGTGTTCTGAGCAGGGGGGGGGTAATAACAAAAGCTTGATGCTCTGAAAGCCCTTTGGGGGAACTGAGAATTTCATTCATCACAGTCTCATTTTGTGTTTCCAATCTTGCGCCGTGGAGTCCTGAGGGTAAagtttgacttgacttgctgGCGAGAGCAGGCTTTTAAGTCTTGACAGAAGGCCATAGGTGAATTATGTAATAGCGAATGGCACCACTAAAGTTTTTCAAGGCTTGAACGTTACCGGAAGAAGTTGATGTCTGGGTAGTTGCCATATTCGCTGCGTCGAGAGCTGCGCCGCGGGAAGGTGCAGAAGAAGGCGTTGGCGAGCAAGCAGGCCACCTGCTCCTGCGACATGCTGATGGAGTGGCTGCTGCCCCTCTTGAGGAGAGGTATGGGCTGGAAAGGAAGGAGCAGAGCGGCACGACTGCAGCGCAAGGTCAAAAGCATTTGTTTAGTCCATTTACCAAATGAGATGTTGAAGGACGTCGCGCACGAGTGCTAATTTGGCGCCACTTTTGCCCGCCTCTTGAATCATGTTCACAATCAAGGGCCTCAAATATACAAACGGGCAAGGGATGATGCAAAAATGCCGCATCAGGTTAAGCTTGTCCCAACACGAtattacatgaataaaatacagccaaaaataaatcaatcccACTTTTACTGGCAAATTTACTATTTAATCAACCCAGCCAGAGTCACATTTATGTAAATGTAATGAAGGAATTATCAGTTTCTCAGATCTGGAGCAGGATGGTTATAAAGAGCATTGACAAGCGCCGTGGGctccaggacctcacgctttgattGCCGTTTGGGATTTTCTGTCATGCTGTTTGTGAGTCTCGGGATCAACTCGTGGCCATTGCGGAGTCCATTTGCCAGTTAGCGACGAGCGTTACCTTGGTGCACAGCTCCGACGCCCTCAGCGCTAATTGCACCAGCTTTGGCAGCAGGGAACCAAACAGATGTTCAGCGGCGGCAGGTTCCAGGACCTTGGAGAGCGCAAAAAGGGAGAAtatctgtttgtgtttgtggtTACTCGCGAGATTGGGAAGAAATGTGGAATTTTGCAAATGATACAGCTGCTTTTGTGCATCTTCTTTAAAAAGTCTAACCAAAGCATTTAAGATCATTTCAAGATTATCATATTTGTTTCAACTCCAGATCTCATCGAACGAGGCAACAACTCATTTAGACTGACTAAAAAGACCAAAAACACAGGGATCACTTCCAGAATGTTGAGATCATATCAAAACCCAAACTGACAGCCAAATAAGAGGACGGGTCCAATGAAACAAACGACATGTTTACACTCACACAAATGTCATTAAGATCAATCACCGAGCTATCTCATCAGTAGCGCTGTGCCGAGCCAAGTCGTTAAAATACTCTTTGGAGTGGCGTGTAAATGCAAACGGGCGAGGCCAGAGGAAGACTCGCCGTGCCGAGAAGCCCGGGACATTTGTACGATGGCAAAAGAAGCCATTGTCCTTGGTGTGATGAAGGAAGGCGCTTGGTGAGTGCGAGGCGGCACGAGTTCGGGCCATCTTAAATCAACGCCGTCAAATGTGAACTAACTGTGCAGACCTGTACATCACGCTAAACTGACAACATAGTCAAGAGGGTTGCATGCACGAGAGCGacagagcgtgtgtgtgtgtgtgtgtgccttctGTTTCTATTCCCCACAGGTCGGAGCAGTAAAACAATCTGCTTGGCTGCCCGCGCAaataacacacatgcacacacgcaagcTCGTAAATACGGCCGAGGAAAACTGTCCGTCAACAGCTTTTGTTATGCGCCAGGAGTGCGTGCGCCGAGATGAATATTCAAGGGAGGCGCCGGGCCCGTCACTCTGCCACTCATGTCTACTTCCCTCTGACACTCAAATGCATCCCGCTTCACTGTCTCCTGCAGCCTGAGGAATCAATATTGATGGAAAATGCCACAgtacccacacacacatacatacatacatacatacatatatacatacatatatatatgtgaaAAATCAATGAACATTTCCAAATTTTGCTTAACTTAATAGCTGTCAACACATTTGAATTTGACCCCCCATACTTACATGATTTATGACACGCATGCGACGCCCGAAAGATTCGACACTAAAAAGTGGGCGGGGTAAAGCGTTTCCTAATGTCAGCCATTTTCCTTCCTGACAAGTTACCAAACGTGACCTTTTGGGCCCGAGATTAAATTATCGCTCCACACGCCCACATTGCTGGTGAAGGGTGGCAACATTCTTCTCATGCAAAatccattccatttttttttccctccagatTGACAGCAACACATTTTTCATCACCGCATGCATGGGGAGGGGAAAAGACATtcagggtattttttttttagcatccaAATTTGATGTATTCTTGATATTGCAACGAGCAGCCCTTTGGGAAAATAACACTTTTTAAGATTTTTCATGTTTACAAGCTCAGGAGAGATTTCTCCTATCACCTAGTGTCAATGCAGCCTGTCTGGCTGAACAAATGAAATATTCCCACTGCTTTCTCAGTCAGTGTAGCCCTGTGCATGTCCTGTGTTGTTGTACaaatttgtgttatttatttgatgtttatttatttgttatttattaagATTAAATTGACTTGGAGTAATTTGTACGGAAATGGCCCTAAATATATTTTGTCTACATTTTACAGACAAATATGTTGTGCGTGAAGTATATTATGAATACAATCAATATAGTTTACCTTTGTGCAATACAAATGTAATGCAGTGAAGTCCCACTTCTTGGCAGTAGAAGCACAGTATTTCAATATTGCGTTCtgtaatacataaaaaaataaaataaaataaaccctATTAGCTGCAAAACCAATACCATGTCAGTAGGGCTCGTTTTGTAGAATAAGGATGCCATCTAAAGGCGTACTGTGGTACTGACAGACAACACCAAATTAGGAAAGCACTTTGCCTGCAATTCTTGAGTGCTGCTTATTCTTCTCGACAAAGTTTGCCTAATCAGCTCCCACCGACTCTTGTTCTGAAGTTGTCGTGTTTCCTGCGGGAGGAGAAGCCACGTCAGATGTATAGATGGAATGAGGAGTGAGAATAGATTGATCAGTGTTACCTCATCTGGCACAGGAAAAAGATTCCTGCTCGAACAGGGCATTTTGACATGGACATCATCCCAGGTATCGGCAAACGTGGCAGGATATGGAACAATTGCGTGACGAACAAGGTCTGTCTGTCAACAACAGGGAAAATATAATTGAATTAATTAAAATGTCattaaaatgaattaatttCTACAGAATTCGTCCGCTAAAGCTGAACGTTCCAAACGATTTGGATGTTTTAATGATGTGATGAGGTAGTAACTCGAACCCTTATCATCACAGTGTGGACGTCCGGAATGTTCTTCAGCGGCGCAAGAGGTCGGCCGCATTGGGGCATCCGCCGTAGCTCGCAAATTGGCGTCCCGAGCCAGGTGATGTCAGGTTCTTCTTCCTCATCTGTGTCTTGATTCGCACAGCGTTTATCATGCTTTTCTCCTCTCGGGGCTGCGGACGAAGCCCCTGAAAAGAAGTCTGTTATTTTGGCTTTGATAAAGCATAATGAGCTTGCGGAGCCTGACGCCACTTCCTGTTCCTCGGAACTGCTAGTATGAAGCGTGTGTTGACTTTCTGAATCCGTCGACAGGGAAGGGACACGGCCGCCAAAATCGAGATCTTGAGGCGATAGAGGTTGCGTGTCTTCATCAGAGTCCGAGACAGCGTTCGGACTACCTTGAGAGCGACCTTGGCAGCCTTCTTCAACCATCGCTTCAGAAGTGCTTGGATTCTGAGTGGGGTGCAATAACCATCTTTCTAGAGTGTTTCTGGACAGTTGCTGTCTGGCACCAATCCTGCGATGAGAACTTTTGGTCTTGACACCTCGCAAACCATCCATGCCAGCCTTCGTCTTCGAATTCATCTTTTTGCTGTCCTTTTCTTGATCTAATGTCCCATTAGTGTCGTTGGGATTGCATAACGTTAAGTCTGTGGCAGAAAAAAACACTTTGGTTTAAACGTCAACGAGTGAATTCCTTGAAAATCATCAAATTACCTTGGAGAGGTGTGTTTGATGGAGACGTTGAGGTTTCAATCCGGGCTCGCTTTACTGAAGGTTCAAAGTCTGTCATTCTGTAAAATGAGGAAGAAATGACCAAACATGAGAACAGTAAAGAGATACGTTGCAAAGTCTGACTCAAGTATTACTCAAGTATTACTCACGGTGACCAGTTGCTTCGTTTCCAATAATATGAACAGTTTTTAAAACGTGTATATGACCTGAACGCGCCTTGAAAACTATTAGCCACATTGGTAGTCTACTCCGACATTTTGCCGAATCTTTTTTTACAAAATGATTAAACAGTTCGGCCTGTGAAGTTTAGTTTGTTTATTTAGCTTGTGATTGAGGTGAATAAACAGCCAGAGACAGTGACGTCAGGTCAGCGAACCTAGCTTGCATGCTATTATGATAACTCGCCGTAAAACAGTCACACAGTGAACCTGCGGATTGGGGTGAAAACACATGAACTAGAAACCTTATGAAAGACAACGCTTTTTGCTAAAACGAGCAACGTTAAGCTGAAGCGGAATGACCACGAGTCTTTTCAACATTATTGATTTGTTGTGAAGTTCCGACCGTAAGACTTCCGTGCTGCGTGACGTCAGAACTCGCATGTTCACGCGATAATTGAAGAATGGGCTCCCACTGTTTTAgcgtaataaaatataaattaattgAAATCAAAACCGACTTTTACATATTTCTATTTTGATTATAAGAAAAAGCATTTTCGACAATACTTTAAAAAGTAGAAACATGTTATTTCGTGCTTATTAATAAACCATTGTTCTCCaacatttctgcaactcaaaataggAGAGTGAGAATATAATAACATGGGTAGGTTGAAGAATCTGTAATTTGCTAAATACAATAAAAGTGAAAGACTAAAAGAAGAAGTGAAAGGTGTAGTAGCCACACCTACTGTGACGCACCGGTTCTCCAGAAGGAAGCTGAGGTCCAACGCTCGGTTCAATTAAAGTAAGACTGAAATCAAACTGTTATCATTGGCGTCTTGGCGTAGGTGGCAGACGTTGTTGTGAGAAGATGGGCGAAAATTACCTCATCATCCCTGCTTTATTGCTATTTTACATTTCTGGAGTAGACAGCACAGGTGAGTCGTACGTGTTTAATGTTGCTGAGGCGTACTTCTTCCGTGGTAAAGCAAACACGGACCAGCAATGTGCAAACCTAAATGTAATAACTTTTTCTTACCTCTACGTTTTTCTTCTAGACATTACTAATGGGTTAAAAGTTACAAAGTATTCCATTGTGCGACCTCAGCTGCTTCCTACGCAGGTAAGTGATGGTCAATTGTAATCAGAGGTACTAagtaccagttttttttttttttccatcgtaaaacgtttattttttttctctaacaaTTTCAGAACTCTGAGGAGAATACATCATACGTGCTAGAAATAGGCAACAGATCTCGCATCCTTCAGTTAAAGAGGAACAGGTTTTTCACCACTTCGCAATTGTTTACTGTCATGATGTTTATGACTCATATGATCTTTCCTGCTTCTCAGAGACTTCTTACATCCGGACTTTCTTCGGGATacttttaacagtgcttctaagCACACAACTCGTCCGAAACATGTAAGTTAATGGCTGCcgtgaattaaataaataaataaataatgatttgatagaaattctaattcaaatggTTGCTTTCATTTTCCCCAGGTGCATTGTTATTATCATGGAGTGGTGGAAGGCTACGAGAATTCAGTGGTGGCACTCAGCACGTGCTACGGATTGAGGTTTGGATGTGTTGAATGACCTTCATTGATGGGTGACAATCAACTCATGTGGTACTCATCGTTCCTCTCCAGGGGTGTGCTCCTTTTCGCAAACAACAGCTATGGAATCGGACCCGTGCCGCTGTCCCAAACCAACGATCACTTCCTGTACCGACTGGCCGATATTCAGACCGAACCCGTCAACTGCGGCGTGGTCCGCGAGGCAGAAGCCACCCCGAGCCATGAACCTTTTCAGCCCACACGCACCATCTCGGCTTTGCTGCGGGTCCGAGCGCTCATTGTTACTACAATCCGATTTCAGATTTTAAGTGTTCTTCTTGTTTCTGTAGAAGAAACGCAATTTACCTCAGACCAGATATGTGGAGCTGGTTTTGGTTGTGGATCATCTCAGGGTGAGTTTCAATTAACGGGGCATcttcactgtgtttttttttcaatacaaaATGCCAGTGGGTGATTTTATGAATAGCAAAGCGTTCTCTGTATTCATTTCAATTGGTAGTATCAGTTCAAACGAGAAAATGAGTCGGCGATATTCGAGGAGATGGTGGAAATGGCCAACCTGCTTGATGGGGTAAGACATCCAATTGCCCACTTTGTTTCCCGCCAGTTTTGAATGATGCTCTCTGGTGTATTGCAGTTTTACAAGCCGCTAAACATACGCATGGTGCTAGTGGGCCTGGAGATTTTTAGCGAGCCCAATCCATTCCAAGTGGAGGATACCGCGGGCACCGTACTGCGCAGCTTCGTCAAGTGGAGGAAGTCGGACCTGTTGCCGAGGAAACGGCACGACATCGGTCAGCTCGTGGTGTGAGTTCCAATCCGTCAGATGATCGGAAGATGCGCAATCTGCAGTTTTAaatgtttgtcatttttatctttAGCGGTCGGCCCAATTCGTACCCAGGGGGTGTGCTGGGGATGGCTTTTGTTGGCACCGTGTGCTCGCCCACCAGCTCTGGAGGAATCACTGTGGTTAGTTTGAGAAGTATTTTAATACCTAATACATCAGAACAGAACAATGGTTAGCTTAACTCCATTTTCCTTCAACTAGTACGACACcacattttctattttttcGACTCCAAACGTCAGCTAGCGTCGCACGTGCGGAGTAGCTTGTGTGGAAAATGATACTGCTTCTATTATTCAAAGGGGAGGCCTCACATTGAAATGTCGAACAGGTGGAAGGTGAAGTCCAACCAGTTTGACAGAGACATCCTGACGAGGCAGAATTATGAAATTCCTTCCATTTGACTGTAATGGGGTGTCTAGTTAAAGGAATGAGCGCAGTTTCACATACTTTTATGGTATTTCCTCCATTTTGTCACTGACAAAGTTTAATGTGATTTGGCAGTTTGGTGACGACGATCTGGTTTACGCCTCCAGTGTTGTGGCCCACGAAATCGGTCACAACCTGGGCATGAGTCATGACGACAACCGCTGCAGCTGTGACGGAAAAAGCTGCATCATGGCAGCGACCGCCAGGTACACAAATATGACTTGGTGCGCCTCACCACGTCATTTTGTTATTTATCCGtctgttgtttttgtgtgctgTTTTAGCGGCGCCACAAGCTTCAGCCGCTGTAGCGCCGAAGATTTCGAGACGCTCATCCTTAGCGGAAAAGGGGTATGTCTGATGAACCAGCCCTCCCTTTCGGACGTGGTCGGCGCGGCCAAGTGCGGCAACGGCTTGTTGGAAGAAGGCGAGGAGTGTGACTGTGGCGAACCAGAGGTAGCATGCTTTTATTGAGGCGCGGCGGTACTTCACAAAGCCACACCCACTTCAACTCTAAATTCTAACATATTTTCTATAGGAATGCAATAATAAATGCTGCAACGCCGCGACTTGCAAACTCACCTCTGGGTCGGCTTGCGCTCAGGGGAGCTGCTGCAGCGACTGTCAGGTGGGATCAGTTCTAAAGATGCATGTTCTTGGGAAAGGTTATCTTATCCGTTTTGAGATTTTGCCACATTTTTCATCCTTCTAGCTCAAAGTAGCTGGGACGCCGTGCAGGAGGTCTGCTAACGCGTGTGATCTTCCCGAATTCTGTAACGGCACCAGCGCTTTCTGCCCCAACGACTTCTACCTCATGGACGGCCTTTCCTGTCAGGACAAAGCGGCGTACTGCTACGAGGGCCGGTGTCAGACTTACGACTCCCAGTGTAAAAGTCTCTTTGCGCCAGGTACGTCTTTCAACGACAGCAGTGGCCAAtcagctttcagagaatgtgttCCCCTGATTTTGTCAGATCCGGCAACAAAGGCAGCAGATGATTGCTTCCTGCATGCAAACATGGAAGGAAACCTATTCGGGAACTGCGGGATCACCAGCAGCGGAGATTATATTAAATGTGCTGTGGCGTGAGTGTCAATTTTATTTGTTGATCTAAATTTGATAATGAATCTGTGTGTGGCAAAAACTCAAATGAGTGTTTATATTCCAGGGACGCCATGTGCGGGAAGGTGCAGTGCACTAACGTGAACGTCAACCAGCCGCCTCCAGGCGCTCACGTCAGTATCCAGATCATAAACGGGTTCAGATGCGTCAACGCTGATTTCAACCTGGGTACGGACGTGCTGGATCCCGCCTATGTCAACCCTGGGAGTCCTTGCGCTGAAGGAAAAGTAAGAACTGTAGCCTGAGCTAGCTTGCTGTATTCTAGCTTTTTCCTCATGTGTTCTCTTCTTTTGAA contains these protein-coding regions:
- the LOC125990958 gene encoding poly(ADP-ribose) glycohydrolase yields the protein MRVLTSRSTEVLRMTDFEPSVKRARIETSTSPSNTPLQDLTLCNPNDTNGTLDQEKDSKKMNSKTKAGMDGLRGVKTKSSHRRIGARQQLSRNTLERWLLHPTQNPSTSEAMVEEGCQGRSQGSPNAVSDSDEDTQPLSPQDLDFGGRVPSLSTDSESQHTLHTSSSEEQEVASGSASSLCFIKAKITDFFSGASSAAPRGEKHDKRCANQDTDEEEEPDITWLGTPICELRRMPQCGRPLAPLKNIPDVHTVMIRTDLVRHAIVPYPATFADTWDDVHVKMPCSSRNLFPVPDEETRQLQNKSRWELIRQTLSRRISSTQELQNAILKYCASTAKKWDFTALHLYCTKVLEPAAAEHLFGSLLPKLVQLALRASELCTKPIPLLKRGSSHSISMSQEQVACLLANAFFCTFPRRSSRRSEYGNYPDINFFRLFEGSSSRKIEKLKTLMCYFKSVTEQKPTGLVTFTRKNLDNLPDWECCETLLTKLYIASEGTIEDDGYGMLQVDFANQFVGGGVTSSGLVQEEIRFLINPELIVSRLFTEALDHDECLIITGTQQYSKYTGYAQTYKFGGSHQDTTPRDDWQRRCTEIVAIDAMPFKNYLEQFHPEGLERELNKAYCGFDRSGEHRDNLSAVATGNWGCGVFGGDARLKALLQMLAAAEAGRDVAYFTFGDSQLMTDVHAMHSFLTRRRVTVGELYDLLVQYHGDVCEGCSGRRPDVSLYSFIYRQLGSSLPTQ
- the adam9b gene encoding disintegrin and metalloproteinase domain-containing protein 9 isoform X1; its protein translation is MGENYLIIPALLLFYISGVDSTDITNGLKVTKYSIVRPQLLPTQNSEENTSYVLEIGNRSRILQLKRNRDFLHPDFLRDTFNSASKHTTRPKHVHCYYHGVVEGYENSVVALSTCYGLRGVLLFANNSYGIGPVPLSQTNDHFLYRLADIQTEPVNCGVVREAEATPSHEPFQPTRTISALLRKKRNLPQTRYVELVLVVDHLRYQFKRENESAIFEEMVEMANLLDGFYKPLNIRMVLVGLEIFSEPNPFQVEDTAGTVLRSFVKWRKSDLLPRKRHDIGQLVVGRPNSYPGGVLGMAFVGTVCSPTSSGGITVFGDDDLVYASSVVAHEIGHNLGMSHDDNRCSCDGKSCIMAATASGATSFSRCSAEDFETLILSGKGVCLMNQPSLSDVVGAAKCGNGLLEEGEECDCGEPEECNNKCCNAATCKLTSGSACAQGSCCSDCQLKVAGTPCRRSANACDLPEFCNGTSAFCPNDFYLMDGLSCQDKAAYCYEGRCQTYDSQCKSLFAPGTSFNDSSGQSAFRECVPLILSDPATKAADDCFLHANMEGNLFGNCGITSSGDYIKCAVADAMCGKVQCTNVNVNQPPPGAHVSIQIINGFRCVNADFNLGTDVLDPAYVNPGSPCAEGKTCLDFKCVNASALLPNLDCDAERKCNSHGVCNDQGNCHCDDGWSPPNCDRAGIGGSIDSGPPKIDYSLRDGLLIFFLLVVPLLVLLILVLLFVFRRDTLNSCLKPVRRSRPQRAGQGSANGSSNRNTEVHANTQIPAEVPPQRPPYPPATSAPISGFRYGELDYWNTDSNTTSARPQAPRQGPGVPKPIPSPQPLN
- the adam9b gene encoding disintegrin and metalloproteinase domain-containing protein 9 isoform X2 — encoded protein: MGENYLIIPALLLFYISGVDSTDITNGLKVTKYSIVRPQLLPTQNSEENTSYVLEIGNRSRILQLKRNRDFLHPDFLRDTFNSASKHTTRPKHVHCYYHGVVEGYENSVVALSTCYGLRGVLLFANNSYGIGPVPLSQTNDHFLYRLADIQTEPVNCGVVREAEATPSHEPFQPTRTISALLRKKRNLPQTRYVELVLVVDHLRYQFKRENESAIFEEMVEMANLLDGFYKPLNIRMVLVGLEIFSEPNPFQVEDTAGTVLRSFVKWRKSDLLPRKRHDIGQLVVGRPNSYPGGVLGMAFVGTVCSPTSSGGITVFGDDDLVYASSVVAHEIGHNLGMSHDDNRCSCDGKSCIMAATASGATSFSRCSAEDFETLILSGKGVCLMNQPSLSDVVGAAKCGNGLLEEGEECDCGEPEECNNKCCNAATCKLTSGSACAQGSCCSDCQLKVAGTPCRRSANACDLPEFCNGTSAFCPNDFYLMDGLSCQDKAAYCYEGRCQTYDSQCKSLFAPGTSFNDSSGQSAFRECVPLILSDPATKAADDCFLHANMEGNLFGNCGITSSGDYIKCAVADAMCGKVQCTNVNVNQPPPGAHVSIQIINGFRCVNADFNLGTDVLDPAYVNPGSPCAEGKTCLDFKCVNASALLPNLDCDAERKCNSHGVCNDQGNCHCDDGWSPPNCDRAGIGGSIDSGPPKIDYSLRDGLLIFFLLVVPLLVLLILVLLFVFRRDTLNSCLKPVRRSRPQRAGQGSANGSSNRNTEPPYPPATSAPISGFRYGELDYWNTDSNTTSARPQAPRQGPGVPKPIPSPQPLN
- the adam9b gene encoding disintegrin and metalloproteinase domain-containing protein 9 isoform X3, with amino-acid sequence MGENYLIIPALLLFYISGVDSTDITNGLKVTKYSIVRPQLLPTQNSEENTSYVLEIGNRSRILQLKRNRDFLHPDFLRDTFNSASKHTTRPKHVHCYYHGVVEGYENSVVALSTCYGLRGVLLFANNSYGIGPVPLSQTNDHFLYRLADIQTEPVNCGVVREAEATPSHEPFQPTRTISALLRKKRNLPQTRYVELVLVVDHLRYQFKRENESAIFEEMVEMANLLDGFYKPLNIRMVLVGLEIFSEPNPFQVEDTAGTVLRSFVKWRKSDLLPRKRHDIGQLVVGRPNSYPGGVLGMAFVGTVCSPTSSGGITVFGDDDLVYASSVVAHEIGHNLGMSHDDNRCSCDGKSCIMAATASGATSFSRCSAEDFETLILSGKGVCLMNQPSLSDVVGAAKCGNGLLEEGEECDCGEPEECNNKCCNAATCKLTSGSACAQGSCCSDCQLKVAGTPCRRSANACDLPEFCNGTSAFCPNDFYLMDGLSCQDKAAYCYEGRCQTYDSQCKSLFAPDPATKAADDCFLHANMEGNLFGNCGITSSGDYIKCAVADAMCGKVQCTNVNVNQPPPGAHVSIQIINGFRCVNADFNLGTDVLDPAYVNPGSPCAEGKTCLDFKCVNASALLPNLDCDAERKCNSHGVCNDQGNCHCDDGWSPPNCDRAGIGGSIDSGPPKIDYSLRDGLLIFFLLVVPLLVLLILVLLFVFRRDTLNSCLKPVRRSRPQRAGQGSANGSSNRNTEVHANTQIPAEVPPQRPPYPPATSAPISGFRYGELDYWNTDSNTTSARPQAPRQGPGVPKPIPSPQPLN